A portion of the Stigmatella aurantiaca DW4/3-1 genome contains these proteins:
- a CDS encoding RNA polymerase sigma factor, with the protein MATDDLTLVKRVRDGDQRAFKLLVERYQRKVYAVALGMLKDKEEAMDVSQEAFVKVYKYLDHFKGDSSFYTWLYRITVNICIDLIRKRTGAGGEAVEFDETQVMDVSQANIGALGSRLGTNPQKSALRRELAEKIQEALATVPEKHRAILLLREIEGMSYEELSRTLDIPKGTVMSRLFHARTKVQKILSEYLELDEAKSGVGSE; encoded by the coding sequence TTGGCCACCGACGACCTTACCCTCGTCAAGCGCGTTCGTGACGGCGACCAGCGCGCTTTCAAACTCCTCGTCGAGCGCTACCAGCGCAAGGTGTATGCCGTCGCGCTCGGCATGCTCAAGGACAAGGAGGAGGCGATGGACGTCTCGCAAGAGGCGTTCGTCAAGGTTTACAAGTACTTGGACCACTTCAAGGGGGACTCGTCCTTCTACACGTGGCTCTACCGCATCACCGTCAACATCTGCATCGATCTCATCCGCAAGCGCACCGGTGCGGGGGGCGAGGCGGTGGAGTTCGACGAGACCCAGGTGATGGACGTGTCCCAGGCCAACATTGGTGCGCTGGGCAGCCGCCTGGGCACCAATCCCCAGAAGAGCGCCCTGCGCCGGGAACTGGCCGAGAAGATCCAGGAGGCCCTGGCCACCGTGCCCGAGAAGCACCGGGCGATTCTCCTGCTGCGGGAAATCGAGGGCATGTCCTACGAGGAGCTCTCGCGCACGCTGGACATCCCCAAGGGCACCGTGATGAGCCGGCTTTTCCACGCGCGCACCAAGGTCCAGAAAATCTTGAGTGAATACCTGGAGTTGGATGAGGCAAAGAGCGGCGTGGGGAGTGAGTGA